From the Kogia breviceps isolate mKogBre1 chromosome 3, mKogBre1 haplotype 1, whole genome shotgun sequence genome, one window contains:
- the LOC131752442 gene encoding serpin A11-like has translation MGPAWQWLLGAGILASVYCQPFSARGDKGLGVPEAPRGQLSEALPAYRKITPTITSFALRLYKQLAAGTPGNIFFSPVSISSTLALLSLGAQADTPAQILEGLGFNLTETPEADIHRGFQSLIHTLDLPSPKLELKVGNSLFLDKQLKPQQHFLDSSRGLYRALAFSVNFTDSNTTRRQINDFVRKQTYGQVVDCLEEFTQDTLMVLLNYMFFKAKWKHPLNCYQTPKQESFYVDERTSLRVPMMHQKEMHRFLYDQEVACTVLRMEYSGNALALLILPDPGKMAQVEEALQPETLRKWDQQLLPSLLDLHLPRFSISGTYNLEEILPHIGLTSLFNLEADFSGITGQLNRTISRVSHKAAVDVSERGTEAGVASGLLSQPQSLNATSAPHAHFNRPFLVLLWEVTTQSLLFLGKVVNPAAG, from the exons ATGGGGCCGGCGTGGCAGTGGCTGCTGGGAGCGGGGATCCTGGCCTCCGTCTACTGTCAGCCCTTTTCTGCCCGCGGAGATAAGGGCCTGGGGGTGCCCGAAGCTCCCCGTGGTCAGCTCTCGGAAGCCCTCCCCGCCTACCGCAAAATCACACCCACCATTACCAGCTTCGCTTTGCGTCTATATAAGCAGCTGGCAGCAGGAACCCCAGGAAACATCTTCTTCTCCCCGGTGAGCATCTCCAGCACCCTGGCGCTGCTCTCTCTGGGGGCACAAGCTGACACTCCAGCTCAGATCCTGGAAGGCCTCGGCTTCAACCTCACGGAGACCCCAGAAGCCGACATCCACCGGGGCTTCCAGAGCCTCATCCACACCCTTGACCTGCCCAGCCCCAAACTTGAACTGAAAGTAGGCAACTCCCTGTTCCTGGACAAGCAGCTGAAGCCTCAGCAGCACTTTTTGGACAGCAGCAGGGGGCTGTACCGGGCTCTCGCTTTTTCTGTCAATTTCACGGACTCTAACACAACTAGGAGGCAGATAAATGACTTCGTGAGGAAGCAAACGTATGGGCAGGTGGTGGACTGCCTGGAGGAGTTCACCCAAGACACGCTCATGGTTCTCTTGAATTACATGTTCTTCAAAG CCAAGTGGAAGCATCCTTTGAATTGCTACCAGACCCCAAAGCAAGAGAGCTTCTATGTGGATGAGAGGACCTCTCTCCGCGTCCCCATGATGCACCAAAAGGAAATGCACAGGTTCCTCTACGACCAGGAGGTGGCCTGCACCGTCCTCCGGATGGAGTACAGCGGAAACGCCCTGGCTCTTCTGATCCTCCCTGACCCGGGAAAGATGGCGCAGGTGGAggaggccctgcagccagagaccctgaGGAAATGGGATCAACAGCTCCTCCCCAG CCTGCTGGATTTGCATTTGCCAAGGTTTTCCATTTCTGGAACATATAACCTGGAAGAGATACTCCCCCATATCGGTCTCACCAGCTTATTCAACTTAGAAGCTGACTTCTCAGGAATCACTGGGCAGCTCAACAGAACGATCTCCAGG GTGTCACACAAGGCAGCAGTGGATGTGAGTGAGCGGGGAACAGAGGCAGGTGTGGCCTCCggcctcctctcccagccccagtcTCTGAACGCAACGTCGGCCCCGCACGCCCATTTCAACCGACCTTTCCTGGTGCTGCTTTGGGAGGTGACCACCCAGAGCCTACTCTTCCTGGGAAAAGTTGTCAACCCAGCTGCGGGGTGA